Proteins from one Streptosporangium becharense genomic window:
- a CDS encoding TetR/AcrR family transcriptional regulator, producing the protein MTTTDETRPARPTGRPRSVRAEAAIIDAALDLIGEGMTFAELSIEAIAARAGVGKTTIYRRWSNKEDLVIDALTKLKAPLPKLEGESVREDLIAYLRIVQRDACDARSRCVMNIAMNDAERHPRLAERFRQAALEPRRAAMAAMLRRGMATGELRADLDVPIAMAMLAGTMMWYIRGVESGGDGEISQDTAERIVDQLLAGLGPR; encoded by the coding sequence ATGACCACGACGGATGAGACGCGGCCCGCCCGCCCCACGGGCCGCCCCCGCAGTGTCAGGGCGGAGGCGGCGATCATCGACGCCGCCCTCGATCTGATCGGCGAGGGCATGACCTTCGCCGAGTTGTCGATCGAGGCGATCGCCGCCCGGGCCGGGGTGGGCAAGACGACGATCTACCGGCGCTGGTCCAACAAGGAAGACCTGGTCATCGACGCGCTGACCAAGCTCAAGGCGCCCCTGCCGAAGCTGGAGGGCGAGTCGGTCCGGGAAGATCTGATCGCCTACCTCCGGATCGTCCAGCGCGACGCGTGCGACGCGCGCAGCCGATGTGTGATGAACATCGCGATGAACGACGCCGAGCGGCATCCGCGCCTGGCGGAACGGTTCCGCCAGGCGGCGCTCGAGCCGCGCAGGGCGGCGATGGCGGCCATGCTGCGGCGGGGCATGGCGACCGGCGAACTCAGGGCGGACCTCGACGTGCCGATCGCGATGGCGATGCTGGCCGGCACCATGATGTGGTACATCCGGGGCGTGGAGTCGGGCGGGGACGGGGAGATCTCGCAGGACACCGCCGAACGCATCGTCGACCAGCTCCTGGCCGGCCTCGGCCCCCGCTGA
- a CDS encoding MFS transporter, giving the protein MERQLGHPRRWQILGVLVFSLLAVVLDNTILNVALKTIADPGEGLGATQGELEWAINSYTLVFAGLLFTFGVIGDRTGRKRMLMTGMVLFGLASLASAYAQDPMQLIVARAFMGVGGAAIMPATLAIISNVFPPQERGKAIGIWAGGVGLAVAIGPITGGLLIENFWWGSVFLINLPIVLVSMALIAFVVPESRDPKPSRLDPGGVILSIVGLVALTYGIIRGGELGTVASVQVLGPTILGLAVLAAFVWYERRIDHPAFDVTYFRDPRFATAVGMIGLVFFAMMGATFFLVFYLQIVLGFSALEAGALMIPFAAAQLIFAPLSQQLTARFGGRLTATVSMVVAGGTLGSYALMDQHTPVLVLEIVFFVQGAAMAVIMPPATTAIMESLPREKAGVGSAMSNTVRQVGGALGVALLGSLLSATYRDEIAPALTGLPEQLRHIAGESLTGTIGVAQSLGERGAALLEPAKLAFIDGMHVTALASAAIALAGALAVFRWLPGKHAVAAPVSGENHDKEPAVV; this is encoded by the coding sequence GTGGAACGGCAACTCGGCCATCCCAGACGATGGCAGATTCTCGGAGTGCTGGTGTTCAGCCTCCTGGCGGTCGTGCTCGACAACACGATCCTCAACGTCGCACTCAAGACGATCGCCGACCCCGGAGAGGGACTGGGGGCCACCCAGGGCGAGCTGGAGTGGGCGATCAACTCCTACACCCTGGTGTTCGCCGGCCTGCTGTTCACCTTCGGGGTGATCGGCGACCGGACCGGACGCAAGCGGATGCTGATGACCGGCATGGTCCTGTTCGGCCTCGCCTCGCTGGCCAGCGCCTACGCCCAGGACCCCATGCAGCTCATCGTGGCCCGCGCCTTCATGGGCGTCGGCGGCGCCGCGATCATGCCGGCCACCCTGGCGATCATTTCCAACGTCTTCCCGCCGCAGGAGCGCGGCAAGGCGATCGGCATCTGGGCCGGCGGCGTGGGCCTGGCCGTGGCGATCGGCCCCATCACCGGCGGCCTGCTCATCGAGAACTTCTGGTGGGGCTCGGTCTTCCTGATCAACCTGCCGATCGTGCTGGTCAGCATGGCCCTGATCGCGTTCGTCGTGCCCGAGTCGCGCGACCCCAAGCCGTCCAGGCTCGACCCGGGCGGTGTGATCCTGTCCATCGTGGGTCTCGTCGCCCTCACGTACGGCATCATCCGCGGCGGCGAGCTGGGTACGGTGGCCAGCGTCCAGGTGCTCGGCCCGACGATCCTGGGCCTCGCCGTGCTCGCGGCCTTCGTCTGGTACGAGCGGCGCATCGACCACCCGGCCTTCGACGTCACCTACTTCCGTGACCCCCGCTTCGCCACCGCGGTCGGCATGATCGGCCTGGTGTTCTTCGCGATGATGGGGGCGACGTTCTTCCTGGTCTTCTATCTCCAGATCGTGCTGGGCTTCAGCGCGCTGGAGGCCGGAGCCCTGATGATCCCGTTCGCCGCCGCACAGCTCATCTTCGCCCCCCTGAGCCAGCAGCTGACCGCGCGCTTCGGCGGCAGGCTCACCGCCACCGTGAGCATGGTCGTCGCGGGCGGCACGCTGGGCTCGTACGCGCTGATGGACCAGCACACCCCCGTGCTCGTCCTGGAGATCGTCTTCTTCGTCCAGGGGGCCGCGATGGCCGTCATCATGCCGCCCGCGACCACCGCGATCATGGAGTCGCTCCCCAGGGAGAAGGCCGGCGTCGGCTCGGCCATGAGCAACACCGTCCGTCAGGTGGGGGGTGCGCTGGGCGTCGCGCTGCTCGGCTCGCTGCTGTCGGCCACCTACCGAGACGAGATCGCGCCCGCGCTGACCGGCCTGCCCGAGCAGCTTCGGCACATCGCCGGCGAGTCGCTGACCGGCACGATCGGCGTGGCGCAGAGCCTCGGTGAGCGCGGTGCGGCGCTGCTGGAACCCGCCAAGCTGGCCTTCATCGACGGCATGCACGTCACCGCCCTCGCCTCGGCCGCGATCGCGCTGGCCGGTGCCCTGGCGGTGTTCCGCTGGCTGCCCGGCAAGCACGCCGTCGCCGCTCCTGTCAGTGGCGAGAACCATGACAAGGAACCGGCGGTAGTGTAG
- a CDS encoding MFS transporter produces MALDPYRRLLGIPGVRSLLLVGMFARIPSTAVAITLTLHVVEELRLGFGAAGLVTAAATAGMAVGSPLAGRVVDRRGLRPVLAVTTLAQLAFWATAWAMPFPVLLVAAVPAGLLSLPVFSVIRQCLAALVPVEQRRIGFSLDSVIVELSYMAGPALAVAGVTFIGSVPTMGLVAVGLVASGTTLFVLNPPIRSAAELKEPAVKVSWRQWLTPALFGLLGMTAAATFVLAATELALVATMKQAGDTAWVGFAIALWCAYSLLGGLVYGMLPRGLSPLVLVAAMGLLTVPVGLVGGDWHWLILALLPAGMLCAPALSSTVDTVSRWVPAGARGEAMGLHGTALLIGGGVAAPIAGAIIDGHGPGWAFAFAGAVGVAMVLLALPFWRRTAAPEEETLPAAA; encoded by the coding sequence ATGGCTTTGGACCCTTACCGTCGTCTGCTGGGCATCCCGGGCGTGCGGTCGTTGCTGCTGGTGGGCATGTTCGCGCGCATCCCGTCGACCGCGGTCGCCATCACGCTGACGTTGCACGTCGTGGAGGAGCTCCGTCTGGGCTTCGGCGCGGCCGGCCTGGTGACGGCGGCCGCCACGGCGGGGATGGCCGTCGGCTCGCCCCTGGCCGGGCGGGTCGTCGACCGGCGCGGCCTGAGACCGGTGCTGGCGGTGACGACGCTGGCGCAGCTCGCCTTCTGGGCGACCGCGTGGGCGATGCCGTTCCCGGTGCTGCTGGTGGCCGCGGTGCCCGCGGGGCTGCTGAGCCTGCCGGTGTTCAGCGTGATCCGGCAGTGCCTGGCCGCGCTGGTCCCCGTCGAGCAGCGCCGGATAGGTTTCTCCCTCGACTCGGTGATCGTGGAGCTGTCCTACATGGCCGGTCCGGCGCTGGCGGTCGCCGGGGTGACGTTCATCGGCAGCGTCCCGACCATGGGCCTGGTGGCGGTCGGCCTGGTCGCCTCCGGGACGACGCTCTTCGTGCTGAACCCGCCCATCCGGTCCGCCGCGGAGCTCAAGGAGCCGGCGGTGAAGGTCTCCTGGCGCCAGTGGCTCACCCCGGCCCTGTTCGGCCTGCTCGGCATGACCGCCGCGGCGACGTTCGTGCTGGCGGCCACCGAGCTCGCCCTGGTGGCGACGATGAAGCAGGCCGGCGACACCGCGTGGGTCGGGTTCGCCATCGCCCTGTGGTGCGCCTACTCGCTGCTCGGCGGCCTGGTCTACGGCATGCTGCCCCGGGGCCTGTCGCCGCTGGTCCTGGTCGCCGCCATGGGGCTGCTGACGGTCCCCGTCGGGCTGGTGGGGGGCGACTGGCACTGGCTGATCCTCGCCCTGCTGCCGGCCGGCATGCTGTGCGCTCCGGCGCTGTCGTCCACGGTCGACACCGTGAGCCGCTGGGTTCCCGCCGGGGCCCGCGGCGAGGCGATGGGCCTGCACGGCACGGCGCTGCTCATCGGGGGCGGTGTCGCGGCGCCGATCGCCGGCGCGATCATCGACGGTCACGGTCCCGGCTGGGCCTTCGCCTTCGCCGGGGCCGTCGGCGTGGCGATGGTGCTGCTCGCCCTGCCGTTCTGGCGGCGTACGGCGGCTCCCGAGGAGGAGACGCTTCCGGCCGCCGCCTGA
- the panB gene encoding 3-methyl-2-oxobutanoate hydroxymethyltransferase translates to MSSPSVISRPTTLYGGQAGRRITVRDIAAAKERGEKWPMVTAYDAMTARVFDEAGIPVLLVGDSAAMVVYGYDSTLPVSVDDLMPLTAAVVRGSSRAMVVADLPFGSYQSSPQQALETAARFMKEAGAHAVKLEGGRRVLPQVEALVSAGIPVMAHLGLTPQSVNALGGYRVQGRGQAGDELMADAKDLEYAGAFSVVLECVPTELAERVTSSLSIPTIGIGAGPGTDAQVLVWQDLMGLTARPAKFVKKYFDLAQEMDRAVRAFADEVSTGAFPAAEHSYR, encoded by the coding sequence ATGTCCTCTCCCTCCGTCATCAGCCGGCCCACCACTCTGTACGGCGGCCAGGCCGGTCGAAGGATCACCGTGCGTGACATCGCCGCCGCCAAGGAGCGGGGCGAGAAGTGGCCGATGGTCACCGCGTACGACGCGATGACCGCCCGGGTCTTCGACGAGGCCGGCATTCCGGTCCTGCTCGTCGGCGACTCCGCCGCGATGGTCGTGTACGGGTACGACTCGACGCTCCCGGTGTCGGTGGACGACCTCATGCCGCTGACCGCGGCCGTGGTGCGCGGCTCGTCCCGCGCGATGGTGGTCGCCGACCTGCCGTTCGGCTCCTACCAGTCCTCCCCGCAGCAGGCGCTGGAGACGGCCGCCCGGTTCATGAAGGAGGCCGGGGCACACGCGGTGAAGCTCGAAGGCGGGCGCCGGGTGCTCCCCCAGGTCGAGGCGCTGGTCTCGGCCGGCATCCCGGTGATGGCCCACCTGGGCCTGACGCCCCAGTCGGTCAACGCGCTCGGCGGTTACCGGGTCCAGGGCCGCGGCCAGGCGGGGGACGAGCTGATGGCCGACGCCAAGGACCTGGAGTACGCCGGGGCCTTCTCCGTGGTCCTGGAGTGCGTGCCCACGGAGCTGGCGGAGCGGGTCACCTCCTCGCTGTCCATTCCGACGATCGGTATCGGCGCGGGCCCGGGCACCGACGCCCAGGTCCTGGTCTGGCAGGACCTGATGGGCCTGACCGCCCGTCCCGCCAAGTTCGTCAAGAAGTACTTCGACCTCGCCCAGGAGATGGACCGCGCGGTGCGGGCCTTCGCCGACGAGGTCTCCACGGGGGCCTTCCCGGCCGCCGAGCACAGCTACCGCTGA
- a CDS encoding threonine/serine dehydratase yields MSVSIGDVERAAARIAGRVRRTPVLEVSPGLFLKLEGTQHAGSFKTRGGFNRALSAGRLPETGLIAASGGNHGLAVAYVARSLGVRAEIFVPTVASPVKVEGLRALGAVVTQTGAVYAEAYEASAKRAGETGALDVHAYDQAEVVAGQGTVGLEVLEQTGGVDTVLVAVGGGGLIAGIVAAVAGRARVVAVEPELIPTMHRALAAGGPVGVEVGGVAADALGASRLGDIAYEIAGAADVHSVLVPDEAIVEARRELWRTCRVAAEYAGATAYAALMTGAYTPAPGERVAVVVCGANTDPATLV; encoded by the coding sequence GTGAGTGTGTCGATCGGGGACGTGGAGCGGGCCGCCGCGCGGATCGCGGGACGCGTCCGGCGGACGCCGGTGCTGGAGGTCTCACCCGGGCTGTTCCTGAAACTGGAGGGGACCCAGCACGCCGGGTCGTTCAAGACGCGGGGCGGGTTCAACAGGGCACTGTCGGCGGGGCGGCTGCCCGAGACCGGGCTGATCGCGGCCAGCGGCGGCAACCACGGCCTGGCGGTGGCGTACGTGGCGCGGAGCCTGGGCGTCCGGGCCGAGATCTTCGTGCCGACGGTCGCCAGCCCGGTCAAGGTCGAGGGGTTGCGCGCGCTGGGTGCCGTGGTCACCCAGACCGGCGCCGTCTACGCGGAGGCGTACGAGGCGTCCGCCAAGCGCGCGGGTGAGACCGGCGCGCTGGACGTCCACGCCTACGACCAGGCCGAGGTCGTCGCCGGGCAGGGCACGGTCGGCCTTGAGGTGCTGGAGCAGACCGGCGGGGTCGACACCGTCCTCGTCGCCGTCGGCGGCGGCGGGCTCATCGCGGGGATCGTCGCGGCGGTCGCCGGCCGGGCCCGCGTGGTCGCCGTCGAGCCGGAGCTCATCCCCACCATGCACCGGGCCCTGGCGGCCGGTGGGCCGGTCGGGGTCGAGGTCGGCGGGGTGGCGGCCGACGCGCTGGGCGCCAGCCGTCTCGGCGACATCGCCTACGAGATCGCCGGCGCCGCGGACGTGCACAGTGTCCTGGTGCCGGACGAGGCGATCGTCGAGGCGCGGCGCGAGCTGTGGCGGACCTGCCGGGTGGCCGCGGAGTACGCCGGGGCCACCGCCTACGCGGCCCTGATGACCGGCGCCTACACTCCCGCCCCGGGGGAGCGGGTGGCCGTGGTCGTCTGCGGCGCCAACACCGACCCCGCCACCCTGGTCTGA
- a CDS encoding trans-sulfuration enzyme family protein, translating into MTDYHPETRTVHLPQPTLDGSRPIAVPLYQTSGFVFDDPAVFADGMGRPDGPFVYGRLSNPTVRSLEEAVAGLEGGVAAVATGSGMGAINSVLLGLLQPGDHLIAQKALYGGTAAMINDLTERFRISVSYVPEDDPAALRDAVRPETKLVYLETIANPVTQVADLPGMCAAARRAGLVSVVDNTFASPILCRPLEHGADVVVHSTTKYLSGHADVLGGIAVFADEELHRRVWSFAIELGATADPFAAWLTLRGIQTLPLRMERHCANARELALRLDAHPAVSAVHWPGLPSHPSYELAAKLLPDFGGVFSFDLAGGRAAGERFMSSVRLALLAPSLGGVETLILHPATTSHRALSAEELARHGIAEGTVRVAVGIEHIEDLWADFEQALSGSEGAHA; encoded by the coding sequence ATGACTGATTACCATCCGGAGACCCGTACCGTTCACCTTCCCCAGCCCACACTGGACGGCAGCCGCCCGATCGCGGTGCCGCTCTACCAGACCTCGGGGTTCGTCTTCGACGACCCGGCCGTCTTCGCCGACGGGATGGGCCGTCCCGACGGGCCCTTCGTCTACGGGCGCCTTTCGAACCCGACGGTCCGCTCGCTGGAGGAGGCCGTCGCCGGGCTCGAGGGCGGGGTCGCCGCGGTGGCCACCGGCTCCGGCATGGGCGCCATCAACTCGGTGCTGCTCGGCCTGCTCCAGCCGGGCGACCACCTCATCGCGCAGAAGGCACTCTACGGCGGCACCGCCGCGATGATCAACGACCTGACCGAGCGGTTCCGGATCTCGGTCTCCTACGTCCCCGAGGACGACCCCGCCGCGCTGCGCGACGCGGTCCGGCCGGAGACGAAACTGGTCTACCTGGAGACCATCGCCAACCCGGTGACCCAGGTCGCCGACCTGCCGGGGATGTGCGCCGCCGCCCGCAGGGCGGGCCTGGTCTCGGTGGTCGACAACACCTTCGCCTCGCCGATCCTGTGCCGCCCGCTGGAGCACGGCGCCGACGTGGTGGTCCACTCCACGACCAAGTATCTGAGCGGGCACGCCGACGTGCTCGGCGGGATCGCCGTCTTCGCCGACGAGGAGCTGCACCGCAGGGTGTGGTCCTTCGCGATCGAACTGGGTGCCACCGCCGATCCCTTCGCCGCGTGGCTCACCCTGCGCGGCATCCAGACGCTGCCGCTGCGGATGGAGCGCCACTGTGCCAACGCCCGTGAGCTGGCGCTGCGGCTCGACGCCCACCCGGCGGTCTCCGCCGTGCACTGGCCCGGCCTGCCGTCGCACCCCTCCTACGAGCTGGCGGCCAAGCTGCTGCCCGACTTCGGCGGGGTCTTCTCCTTCGACCTCGCCGGAGGCCGGGCCGCGGGGGAGCGGTTCATGAGCTCGGTGCGGCTGGCGCTGCTGGCCCCGTCCCTGGGCGGGGTCGAGACGCTGATCCTGCATCCGGCGACCACCTCCCACCGCGCGCTGTCGGCCGAGGAACTCGCCCGGCACGGAATCGCCGAAGGCACCGTCCGGGTGGCGGTCGGCATCGAGCACATCGAGGACCTGTGGGCGGACTTCGAGCAGGCGCTCTCCGGTTCGGAAGGGGCACACGCGTGA
- a CDS encoding ABC transporter ATP-binding protein, whose translation MAAIHVDGLRKSYGDFPAVRGVSFEVAEGEIFALLGRNGAGKTTTMEVLAGFQPPDGGTVRVLGLDPVEDRGALRARTGIMLQEAGFFPDLTVAQTVDAWRDFVPAARPRDEALELAGLGDRAGTRVRQLSGGEKRRLDLALALLSRPDLLFLDEPTTGMDPEARRNTWEVIGDLAEQGITVLLTTHYLEEAQHLASTMLIMDRGVAVAAGGMAETLAARTGRVAFELPDSVAPGDLPVPVTAMEGRTAVCRVPDPDLAAQTLLSWAGERGLRLRGLQVRTATLEDLFLDLAAREDAKEVA comes from the coding sequence ATGGCAGCGATTCACGTGGACGGGCTCAGGAAGAGCTACGGGGACTTCCCCGCGGTCAGGGGCGTCTCCTTCGAGGTGGCCGAGGGTGAGATCTTCGCCCTGCTCGGACGCAACGGCGCGGGGAAGACCACCACCATGGAGGTGCTTGCGGGCTTCCAGCCGCCCGACGGGGGCACCGTGCGGGTGCTCGGGCTCGACCCCGTCGAGGATCGCGGCGCGCTGCGCGCCCGGACCGGGATCATGCTCCAGGAGGCCGGGTTCTTCCCCGACCTCACGGTGGCGCAGACCGTGGACGCCTGGCGCGACTTCGTCCCCGCCGCCCGGCCCCGGGACGAGGCGCTGGAGCTGGCCGGGCTGGGCGACCGGGCCGGCACCAGGGTCCGCCAGCTCTCCGGCGGCGAGAAACGCCGCCTGGACCTGGCCCTGGCCCTGCTGAGCCGCCCCGACCTGCTGTTCCTGGACGAGCCCACGACGGGCATGGACCCCGAGGCGCGCCGCAACACCTGGGAGGTCATCGGCGACCTGGCCGAGCAGGGCATCACCGTCCTGCTCACCACGCACTACCTGGAGGAGGCCCAGCACCTGGCCTCCACGATGCTGATCATGGACAGGGGTGTCGCGGTCGCCGCCGGCGGCATGGCCGAGACCCTGGCCGCCCGGACCGGCCGGGTCGCCTTCGAACTGCCCGACTCCGTCGCGCCCGGCGACCTCCCGGTGCCCGTCACGGCGATGGAGGGACGCACCGCGGTGTGCCGCGTCCCCGACCCCGACCTCGCCGCGCAGACCCTGCTGAGCTGGGCGGGCGAGCGCGGCCTGCGCCTACGCGGCCTGCAGGTCCGCACGGCGACCCTGGAGGACCTGTTCCTCGACCTCGCCGCGCGCGAGGACGCGAAGGAGGTGGCGTGA
- a CDS encoding ABC transporter permease, translating into MTVAARELAAVGRFGARLYWRDKVALSTSVALSLGLGIGLPLMMDRIRPGHPEMVLAQHLGVLAMILTIATFSQIAVTLTARRDQLLLKRMRATGLADRDILGGEIANLVVQTTLLTGVVSVALYTLTGLRPPRDPLLYLTAVVAGCTVLCLLGAAITVIIPRTEVAAVVTMPFFLLSGLGAGGFGPMTELLPGWVRSVLDLLPTAAIVEASRVAYAAGGTLVGDLRAAAVPALTLAVWAVAALLVIRRWFRWETRKP; encoded by the coding sequence GTGACCGTGGCCGCACGCGAACTCGCGGCGGTGGGCCGTTTCGGTGCCCGCCTGTACTGGCGCGACAAGGTGGCGCTGAGCACGTCCGTGGCGCTCTCCCTGGGGCTCGGCATCGGGCTCCCGCTGATGATGGACCGCATCCGCCCGGGGCATCCGGAGATGGTCCTCGCCCAGCACCTGGGGGTGCTCGCGATGATCCTCACCATCGCGACGTTCAGCCAGATCGCGGTGACGCTCACCGCCCGGCGCGACCAGCTGCTCCTCAAGCGGATGCGGGCCACCGGGCTGGCCGACCGCGACATCCTCGGCGGGGAGATCGCCAACCTGGTCGTCCAGACGACCCTGCTGACGGGTGTCGTCTCGGTGGCGCTGTACACGCTGACCGGCCTGCGCCCGCCGCGCGACCCGCTGCTGTACCTGACGGCCGTGGTCGCGGGCTGCACGGTGCTGTGCCTGCTCGGCGCCGCGATCACCGTGATCATCCCGCGCACCGAGGTCGCCGCGGTCGTCACCATGCCGTTCTTCCTGCTGTCCGGGCTCGGCGCGGGCGGGTTCGGCCCGATGACGGAACTGCTCCCCGGCTGGGTGAGGTCGGTGCTCGACCTGCTGCCCACCGCGGCGATCGTCGAGGCGTCCCGCGTCGCGTACGCGGCCGGCGGCACCCTCGTGGGCGACCTGCGGGCGGCGGCCGTGCCGGCGCTGACGCTGGCCGTCTGGGCCGTCGCCGCCCTTCTCGTGATCCGGCGCTGGTTTCGCTGGGAAACGCGGAAGCCGTAG
- a CDS encoding sensor histidine kinase, which produces MRVSPQRLAVGLIVLISVGFMISPVVLIARGGGPVGTAMLAVALVAFFVPHYLHVRAALRGAEPGGPGVALLVQAVAAYAPIPLLPDGLGALWWGAPTILLGSVLLRLRPPLALPVTVLMAVLQFVAAGAADPRGFDPLYALQGATTLFLTGFVIYCVVRLVVIGRELEQARMELAEAAVLRERLRISRDLHDGLGGSLAAIALKGDLARRLVERDPGAAEHELTELVHVARDAAQEVRQVARGYRTMSLTDEVQRAVALLEASGVSCQTNLAGLEVPRGVDEALAWAVREGTTNVVRHSRATTCSISTSAHGGTVRLELVNDGAPEPGADGGGLTGLRERAAGLGGSVSAERTGNGGFRLAVEVPA; this is translated from the coding sequence ATGCGGGTGTCTCCACAGCGGCTGGCCGTCGGCCTGATCGTCCTGATCTCCGTGGGCTTCATGATCTCCCCGGTGGTCCTGATCGCCCGGGGCGGCGGACCGGTCGGGACGGCCATGCTCGCGGTCGCGCTCGTCGCCTTCTTCGTCCCCCACTACCTGCACGTCCGCGCCGCGTTGCGCGGCGCCGAACCGGGCGGCCCCGGGGTGGCGCTCCTGGTGCAGGCCGTGGCCGCCTACGCGCCGATCCCGCTCCTGCCGGACGGGCTCGGCGCGCTGTGGTGGGGTGCGCCGACCATCCTGCTCGGCTCGGTGCTGCTGCGCCTGCGTCCGCCGCTCGCCCTGCCCGTCACGGTGCTGATGGCCGTGCTCCAGTTCGTCGCCGCCGGGGCCGCCGACCCGCGGGGTTTCGACCCGCTGTACGCCCTGCAGGGTGCCACCACGCTCTTCCTGACCGGCTTCGTGATCTACTGCGTGGTCCGGCTGGTGGTCATCGGCCGGGAGCTGGAGCAGGCCAGGATGGAACTGGCCGAGGCGGCGGTGCTGCGCGAGCGGTTACGGATCTCCCGGGACCTGCACGACGGGCTGGGCGGCAGCCTGGCCGCCATCGCCCTCAAGGGCGACCTCGCGCGGCGGCTCGTCGAGCGCGACCCCGGCGCGGCGGAGCACGAGCTCACCGAGCTGGTGCACGTGGCCAGGGACGCCGCGCAGGAGGTGCGGCAGGTCGCCCGGGGCTACCGGACGATGTCGCTGACCGACGAGGTGCAGCGGGCGGTCGCCCTGCTGGAGGCGTCCGGGGTGAGCTGCCAGACCAACCTGGCCGGGCTGGAGGTCCCCCGGGGAGTCGACGAGGCCCTGGCGTGGGCGGTGCGCGAGGGGACCACCAACGTGGTGCGGCACAGCCGCGCGACCACCTGCTCGATCAGCACCTCCGCGCACGGCGGCACCGTGCGGCTGGAGCTGGTCAACGACGGCGCCCCGGAGCCCGGAGCGGACGGCGGGGGGCTGACCGGGCTGCGGGAGCGGGCCGCCGGCCTGGGCGGCTCGGTGAGCGCGGAACGCACCGGGAACGGCGGCTTCCGGCTCGCGGTGGAGGTGCCCGCATGA
- a CDS encoding response regulator transcription factor, with translation MINVLLAEDMHMIRAALGALLRLERDIAVVAEVTRGDEIVPAALRSRPDVAVLDIDLPGIDGITASVELRERLPGCRVLILTAMGQPGQLRRAMASGIEAFLVKDAPGDRLADAIRRTARGLRVLDPELVAAAVEYGASPLTPRETTVLREAARGAPAEEIARRLHLSAGTVRNYLTGAIAKTGARNKIDAVRIAEDAGWI, from the coding sequence ATGATCAACGTGCTGCTCGCCGAGGACATGCACATGATCCGCGCCGCCCTCGGCGCGCTGCTGAGGCTGGAACGCGACATCGCGGTGGTCGCCGAGGTCACCCGGGGCGACGAGATCGTCCCCGCCGCGCTGCGCTCCCGGCCGGACGTGGCGGTGCTGGACATCGACCTGCCGGGGATCGACGGCATCACCGCCTCGGTGGAGCTGCGCGAGAGGCTGCCCGGCTGCCGGGTCCTGATCCTGACCGCCATGGGGCAGCCCGGCCAGTTGCGCCGGGCGATGGCCTCGGGCATCGAGGCGTTCCTGGTCAAGGACGCCCCGGGTGACCGTCTGGCCGACGCGATCCGGCGCACCGCCCGGGGACTGCGGGTGCTGGACCCCGAACTGGTCGCCGCGGCCGTCGAGTACGGTGCGAGCCCGCTGACGCCCCGCGAGACCACCGTGCTCCGGGAGGCCGCGCGCGGCGCTCCCGCCGAGGAGATCGCCCGGCGGCTCCACCTGTCCGCCGGGACCGTGCGCAACTACCTGACCGGCGCCATCGCCAAGACCGGCGCCCGCAACAAGATCGACGCCGTCCGCATCGCCGAGGACGCCGGCTGGATCTGA
- the npdG gene encoding NADPH-dependent F420 reductase, translating into MSTDIPDVSGITIGILGGTGDQGKGLARRFALAGHTVLIGSRSAERARDAAAGIGAESGAGGAGGAGGAGGTVRGADNATVAAEADVVIVAIPWDGHRSTLESLRAELAGKIVVDCVNPLGFDKQGAYALPVEEGSAAQQAAAVLPDSRVVAAFHHVSAVLLLDPEVAEIDLDVLVLGDDREATDLVQALAGRIAGVRGVYGGRLRNAHQVEALTANLISINRRYKAHAGLRVTDV; encoded by the coding sequence GTGAGCACTGACATTCCGGATGTGAGCGGCATCACGATCGGGATCCTGGGCGGGACCGGTGACCAGGGCAAGGGCCTCGCCCGGCGGTTCGCCCTCGCGGGGCACACCGTGCTGATCGGCTCGCGGAGCGCGGAGCGGGCCCGGGACGCGGCGGCGGGCATCGGCGCCGAGAGCGGCGCCGGAGGCGCCGGGGGTGCCGGGGGTGCCGGGGGTACGGTGCGCGGCGCGGACAACGCGACCGTGGCGGCCGAGGCCGACGTGGTGATCGTGGCGATCCCGTGGGACGGGCACCGGTCCACCCTGGAGTCCCTGCGGGCCGAGCTGGCCGGGAAGATCGTCGTCGACTGCGTCAACCCGCTCGGCTTCGACAAGCAGGGGGCCTACGCGCTCCCGGTCGAGGAGGGAAGCGCCGCCCAGCAGGCCGCCGCGGTCCTGCCGGACAGCCGCGTGGTCGCCGCCTTCCACCACGTCTCGGCCGTGCTGCTGCTGGACCCGGAGGTGGCCGAGATCGACCTCGACGTGCTGGTGCTGGGCGACGACCGCGAGGCCACCGACCTCGTGCAGGCGCTGGCCGGCCGGATCGCCGGCGTGCGCGGGGTGTACGGCGGGCGGCTGCGCAACGCCCACCAGGTGGAGGCGCTGACGGCCAACCTGATCTCGATCAACCGCCGCTACAAGGCCCACGCCGGGCTGCGCGTCACGGACGTCTAG